In Silurus meridionalis isolate SWU-2019-XX chromosome 7, ASM1480568v1, whole genome shotgun sequence, the genomic stretch TTGTACTTATTTAACAGCTTTTGCTTGATTAATGAATACAATCAAACATGATAAAAACGGAAAAGCAGATGGTTTGAAACCAGCGTTTAAGAAGGCATTTCGGGGGGAAAAATCCAGATGGGCAAAATAAAATTTACAGTGTAAACATTTGCTAATAAGGGGTAGCTTACTGGTTAAGGTATTAGACTGAggattggaaggtcataagTGGTGCAATCCCAggaccaccaaactgccactgctgggcccttgagcaaggcccttaaaacTCAACTGCTCTGTTGTAAGTCGCTCTTGGTTGGGGCATCAGCTGACGTCCTCAAACTGACATCTTTGGAAGAAACTTTTATACCTACTGACTGATCCCCAAACCTCCTCACCaaacatcagttcctgactagTGTTCTTGTGATATGAGTATGAGTGATGGTCCTTTTACCTTCGGCCGTGTAGTGTATATCGAAGCCGTTCTTGGACCTGAGGTGCTCCTCAAATGACGTTTGTGAAAGTCGTGATAAACCATGATTTCTTGTTTATCAAGTACGCTGCCAAAGAATAACACATTCCCATCTTTCGATTTTGTAGGAGGTTCAGAGTCTTGGTGGATTGGAGAACATCAATGTTAGTCTTCCTGATTGGCGGGTCAGCGATGACACCGTGCTGCACTTGGCAACTGCTGAAGCTTTAATCACAGGTTCTTCCTTTTGGTACCgcatcaactttttttttccaaagataTGCCTGAAGCCAACATGTTCTGTTGTTGTCTCATAGGTAAGGAAGACGTGGAGCTGCTGCATGAGGTGGCTTCCCATTACAAAAAGGCTATGAAGGATATGTATGAGAGGGCTCCAGGAATGTCGACCATCCATGGTAAAGATAAGGCATGGATTTGTTCTATAAAGTTCACAACAATTCTTTTTCCGTAATACTTCTGATGCTCCATTATAGGTGTGGACTGCTTAAAGCCAGGATCTCCAGAAGGCTACAGAATACCTTACGATCGAACAAGTGGAGGTTGTGGAGCTGCCATGAGGGCAATGTGTATTGGTCTGAGGTTTGaatcaataataatatactgcatactgtgaaaaaacattttcattagaaaaaagaaaaccaaaatttCTTTGCACCAGATACCCACGACCAGACCAGCTGTCCTCATTGGTCACTGTTGCTATCGAGACTGGAAGAATGACCCACACTCATCCAACTGGATTCCTTGGGGGTGTGGCTTCTGCATTGTTTGCAGCCTATGCCATTCAGCGACGTCCAATCACGACTTGGGGGATGGGCTTACTGAAGGAGGCTTGTCCAATTGCAAAGGATTTTGTGAGGTCAGCCGGATACGCCGTTAATGAGACTGAAAGAGACTGGGAATACTTTACTAGAAAGTGGACAGAGTAAGATTCCTTGCCTAAAggatttcaaatatttaaaccaaCATGATATAAATTAATGTCAATTCAAGAATTCTTACATTCTTTCATCAGTTATCTTGAGAAAAGGGGTTTGTCATCAGGAACTGGTCCAGCGATCTTTCCTGAGCCGTACGGACCTGAAGAACGTGACGAGGCATACAAAAGTTTCAGCTGGTCCGGATGGGGTGGTAGCAGTGGTCATGATGCCCCGATGATAGCGCTGGATGCCCTCCTGGGGGCGGGATCAAACTGGGAGGAGCTAATGAGCCGAGCAGGATTCCATGGAGGTCAGGAACTTCTCTTGTGCTCGACTATagaatatatagaaaatatatacatgGAATATGCATTTGTACTTATTTAACAGCTTTTGCTTGATTAATGAATACAATCAAACATGATAAAAACGGAAAAGCAGATGGTTTGAAACCAGCGTTTAAGAAGGCATTTCGGGGGGAAAAATCCAGATGGGCAAAATAAAATTTACAGTGTAAACATTTGCTAATAAGGGGGTAGCTTACTGGTTAAGGTATTAGACTGAggattggaaggtcataagTGGTGCAATCCCAggaccaccaaactgccactgctgggcccttgagcaaggcccttaaaacTCAACTGCTCTGTTGTAAGTCGCTCTTGGTTGGGGGCATCAGCtaaaaagccataaatgtaaagtgtaaataaacaaaacctaTAGACTGTTTAGTGTAGATTAGTTTCTTTTAGGTATGTCTAGTattaccctactatcacaaatcactcctgccactcttctccacccactgcaggcagggtggagtgggtggagaagagtggcaggagtgatttgtgatagaagagtatctgcaagaatgaaagggaaagtttataggactgtggtgagacctgcgatgttgtatggattagagacagtggcattgggtaaaagacaggaggtggagctggaggtagcagagctgaagatgttaaggttttcgttgggagtgacgaggatggacaagattagaaatgagtttattagagggacagcgcatgtaggatgttttggtgacaaggtgagggaggcgagattgagatggtttggacatgtgcagaggagggacatgaattatattggtagaagaatgctgagtatggagccacccggaaggaggaaaagaggaaggccaaggaggaggttcatggatgtggtgggggaagacatgcaggtagttggtgtgaaagaggcagatgtagaggacagggtggtatggagacggatgatccgctgtggcgacccctaatgggagcagaacccgaaagaagaagaagaagtttctTTTAGATATGTGTGTGGAATCACAGAATGTAACTGCTAAGGTGAAACgtacatttgtttctttttttggttcCATACAGGAGACAGCGACAGCACGGCGGTCATCGCATGTTGCTGTTGGGGTCTGTTGTACGGTATGAAGGGAGTGCCCAAGTGTAACTACGCCAACCTGGAGTACAGGGACCGGCTGGAGAAGAGTGCTGAGAAACTTTATGCTCTGTCACACTAAATTCACCACGTCATAATTTTGCATGCATACTTTAATTCAGTATTCCAATCTATTCATGATGataattattcttttaattataATAGTGATAAAACACTGGTTCTAGAATATAATAAGTGACTGTTGCTTACTAtggaaaaataaagagattttGAATCACACTAAGCAAGATGCTATTA encodes the following:
- the LOC124388883 gene encoding protein ADP-ribosylarginine hydrolase-like isoform X3; this encodes MKDMYERAPGMSTIHGVDCLKPGSPEGYRIPYDRTSGGCGAAMRAMCIGLRYPRPDQLSSLVTVAIETGRMTHTHPTGFLGGVASALFAAYAIQRRPITTWGMGLLKEACPIAKDFVRSAGYAVNETERDWEYFTRKWTDYLEKRGLSSGTGPAIFPEPYGPEERDEAYKSFSWSGWGGSSGHDAPMIALDALLGAGSNWEELMSRAGFHGGDSDSTAVIACCCWGLLYGMKGVPKCNYANLEYRDRLEKSAEKLYALSH